The following are encoded in a window of Rissa tridactyla isolate bRisTri1 chromosome 3, bRisTri1.patW.cur.20221130, whole genome shotgun sequence genomic DNA:
- the PREB gene encoding prolactin regulatory element-binding protein isoform X1, protein MAPRRPAELYRAPFPLYTVRFHPRRALAITAGGGGAAKTGIRNGVHFLQLEQIGGQLSASLLHSHDTETRATMTMALADDIIAAGQDADCHILRFSLQAPEARRGSDGRNGSGEKGPRRRKGPSPMGQGDTQSQSSEVTVESLHSVRTDFSPDALQKAVRFNADCSLLVTGGADGFLRLWEFPSMKKTLEFKAHDGEIEDIALGPDNKVVTAGRDFQCCVWQQDQLVTGLRWNENLPGIPDKAYRYQACRFGAVEDNAGALRLYTVQVPHKRERRPPPCYLTKWDGKSFLPLLTRPCGTEVVSCLSIRLPSRLAAAAALRWAHRGRHPAAAARLPWLPLAPQPPPARTDPPGLPLPCLGPPQQTVKQTRDQPGHGRGADWGGWEPLGGAQPEGTVLAAAWGWPQGGGRPAGPLPHGDH, encoded by the exons ATGGCGCCGCGGCGGCCGGCCGAGCTGTACCGGGCGCCGTTCCCTCTTTACACTGTCCGCTTCCACCCGCGGCGGGCCCTTGCCATcaccgccggcggcggcggcgccgccaaGACCGGCATCCGCAATGGCGTG CACTTCCTGCAGCTGGAGCAGATCGGGGGGCAGCTCAGCGCCTCGCTGCTGCACTCCCACGACACCGAGACCCGCGCCACCATGACCATGGCGTTGGCCGACGACATCATTGCCGCGGGGCAGGACGCCGACTGCCACATCCTGCGCTTCAGCCTGCAGGCGCCCGAGGCCCGGCGCGGCTCCGACGGCCGCAACG GCAGTGGGGAGAAGGGGCCGCGGAGGAGGAAGGGCCCCAGCCCGATGGGGCAGGGCGACACGCAGAGCCAGAGCAGCGAGGTGACGGTGGAGAGCCTGCACAGCGTCCGCACCGACTTCAGCCCCGATGCCCTGCAGAAGGCCGTCCGCTTCAACGCCGACTGCTCCCTGCTCGTCACCGGTGGTGCCGACGGCTTCCTCCGCCTCTGGGAG TTCCCCAGCATGAAGAAGACGCTGGAGTTCAAAGCCCATGACGGGGAGATCGAAGACATCGCGCTGGGCCCGGACAACAAG GTGGTGACAGCGGGACGGGACTTCCAGTGCTGCGTGTGGCAGCAGGACCAGCTGGTGACGGGGCTGCGCTGGAACGAGAACCTGCCCGGCATCCCCGACAAGGCGTACCGCTACCAGGCCTGCCG GTTTGGGGCGGTGGAGGACAACGCCGGGGCCCTGCGGCTCTACACGGTGCAGGTGCCCCACAAGCGGGAGCGTCGCCCCCCACCCTGCTACCTGACCAAGTGGGACGGGAAGAGCTTCCTTCCGCTGCTGACCCGGCCCTGCGGCACCGAGGTCGTCTCCTGCCTCTCCATCAG GCTCCCTTCCcgtctggctgctgctgctgctctgcgctGGGCTCATCGTGGCCgccatcctgctgctgcagctcgcCTTCCCTGGCTTCCTctagccccccagccccccccagccaggACGGACCCCCCAGGCCTGCCGCTGCCGTGCCTCGGGCCCCCCCAGCAGACTGTGAAGCAGACAAGGGACCAGCCCGGCCATGGCCGGGGAGCGGATTGGGGGGGCTGGGAGCCATTGGGGGGGGCCCAGCCCGAGGGGACTGTGCTGGCTGCAGCGTGGGGCTGGCCCCAGGGAGGAGGGCGTCCTGCCggccccctgccccacggcgaCCATTAA
- the SLC5A6 gene encoding sodium-dependent multivitamin transporter, translating into MEFTVVDYSIFALLLVLSSAIGLFYALSGDRQRTVQEFLLANRNMGFLPVALSLLATFQSAVAILGVPAEIYRFGTEYWFLGCSYFLGLLIPAHIFIPVFYRLRITSTYEYLELRFNKTVRIFGTITFIFQMVIYMGVVLYAPALALNAVTGFDLWSAVLTIGLVCTLYTTLGGLKAVIWTDVFQTLVMFAGQLAVIVVGARRVGGMARVWRLAEQQGKISGIDLDPDPFQRHTFWTLALGGVFMMLSLYGVNQAQVQRYLSARSEREAKLSCYAVFPCQQIVLCLSCLTGLVMFAYDRERPLAPTQRPGSSDQLVLYFVMDVLQDLPGLPGLFVACLFSGSLSTISSAFNSLATVTMEDLVRPHCPGLSEARATLLSKLLALGYGLLCLGMAYVSSMLGPVLQAAISIFGMVGGPLLGLFCLGMFFPCANPTGAVVGLLAGLAMAFWVGIGSLLHSMGAAGGAPPPNGTALPAVGNLTTILATTALAPTTAPHSPTGLEKFYSLSYMWYSAHNSTTVILVGLLVSLVTGPTPAAAVDPRTISPVLPRLLCCLPHKYRQKLCCGGGFPDQDANHADAEVKSKGVPNGLPPPGWREEEEERGYIRAVGAPAYTLQETSF; encoded by the exons ATGGAGTTCACCGTCGTCGACTACAGCATCTTCgccctgctgctggtgctgtcCTCGGCCATCGGGCTCTTCTACGCGCTGAGCGGGGACCGGCAGCGCACGGTGCAGGAGTTCCTGCTGGCCAACCGCAACATGGGCTTCCTGCCCGTCGCCCTCTCCCTGCTGGCCACCTTCCAGTCGGCCGTGGCCATCCTGGGGGTGCCGGCCGAGATCTACCGCTTCGGCACTGAGTACTGGTTCCTGGGCTGCTCCTACTTCCTGGGGCTGCTCATCCCAGCCCACATCTTCATCCCCGTCTTCTACCGCCTGCGCATCACCAGCACCTATGAG TACCTGGAGCTGCGCTTCAACAAGACGGTGCGGATCTTCGGCACCATCACCTTCATCTTCCAGATG GTCATCTACATGGGGGTGGTGCTCTACGCGCCCGCGCTGGCCCTCAACGCAG TGACGGGCTTTGACCTCTGGAGCGCGGTGCTCACCATAGGGCTGGTCTGCACCCTCTACACCACGCTG GGCGGGCTGAAGGCGGTCATCTGGACAGACGTCTTCCAGACGCTGGTGATGTTCGCGGGGCAGCTGGCCGTCATCGTGGTGGGGGCCCGGCGGGTGGGCGGCATGGCCCGCGTCTGGCGCCTGGCCGAGCAGCAGGGCAAGATCTCCGGCATCGA CCTGGACCCTGACCCCTTCCAGCGGCACACCTTCTGGACGCTGGCGCTGGGGGGGGTCTTCATGATGCTGTCGCTGTACGGGGTGAACCAGGCGCAGGTGCAGCGGTACCTCAGCGCCCGCAGCGAGCGGGAGGCCAAGCT CTCCTGCTACGCCGTCTTCCCCTGCCAGCAGATCGTCCTCTGCCTCAGCTGCCTCACCGGCCTCGTCATGTTCGCCTACGACCGGGAGCGCCCGCTGGCGCCCACGCAGCGCCCCGGATCCTCCGACCAG CTGGTGCTGTACTTCGTGATGGACGTGCTGCAGGACctgccggggctgcccgggctcTTCGTCGCCTGCCTCTTCAGCGGGTCCCTCAG caccaTCTCCTCCGCCTTCAACTCGCTGGCCACGGTGACGATGGAGGACCTGGTGCGGCCCCACTGCCCCGGGCTGTCGGAGGCGCGGGCCACGCTGCTCTCCAAGCTGCTGG ctcttgGGTATGGATTGCTGTGCCTGGGGATGGCCTACGTCTCCTCCATGCTGGGCCCCGTGCTGCAG gcgGCCATCAGCATCTTCGGCATGGTAGGGGGCCCGCTCCTGGGGCTCTTCTGCCTGGGCATGTTCTTCCCCTGCGCCAACCCCACG GGTGCCGTCGTGGGGCTGCTGGCCGGCCTGGCCATGGCCTTCTGGGTGGGCATCGGCAGCCTGCTGCACAGCatgggggcggccgggggggcccCCCCGCCCAACGGCACCGCACTCCCCGCCGTGGGCAACCTCACCACCATCCTGGCCACCACCGCGCTGGCCCCCACCACGGCCCCCCACAG ccccacggggctggaGAAGTTTTACAGCCTGTCCTACATGTGGTACAGCGCCCACAACTCCACCACCGTCATCCTGGTGGGGCTCCTGGTCAGCCTTGTCACCG GCCCGACGCCGGCGGCGGCCGTGGACCCCCGCACCATCTCCCCGGTGCTGCCCCgcctgctgtgctgcctgccccACAAGTACCGGCAGAAGCTCTGCTGCGGGGGGGGCTTCCCCGACCAG GACGCCAACCATGCGGACGCCGAGGTGAAGAGCAAGGGGGTCCCCAACGGCCTGCCCCCCCCAGGGtggcgggaggaagaggaggaacggGGGTACATCCGCGCGGTGGGGGCCCCCGCCTACACCCTGCAGGAGACCTCCttctga
- the CGREF1 gene encoding cell growth regulator with EF hand domain protein 1: protein MRNPLLLLLLLLPPGARAAPKAGGHRPEPSAAPGLDPDPDPLSLELPPLPLLRSAVRSLGPPSRDAESLSREQALLYLFALHDHDRSGRLDGLELLELLGAVLARRDGGRPDPQAVAALVDRTLERQDLSGDGLLDPPELLLLPPGRDRPPPGPPLPQQPGEPGGGGSLAEGQGLPGGGAHPEGGAVEVEGTPQAEGPGGEVPRAEAPEAEAIEAEEAPEIEAPGTEAPEGEAAPVWGDSGDE, encoded by the exons ATGAGGaacccgctgctgctgctgctgctgctgctgcccccggGGGCGCGGGCTGCCCCCAAGGCTGGGGGGCACAG GCCTGAGCCCTCCGCGGCCCCGGGACTGGATCCTGATCCCGACCCACTGAGCCTGGAGCTGCCCCCGCTGCC GCTGCTGCGGAGCGCGGTGCGGAGCCTGGGGCCGCCGTCGCGGGACGCGGAGTCCCTGTCGCGGGAGCAGG ccctgctctacCTCTTCGCGCTGCACGACCACGACCGCAGCGGGCGGCTGGacgggctggagctgctggagctgctgggcgcCGTGCTGGCGCGGCGGGACGGGGGGCGGCCCGACCCCCAGGCG GTGGCCGCGCTGGTGGACCGGACCCTGGAGCGGCAGGACCTGAGCGGGGACGGGCTGCTCGACCCccccgagctgctgctgctcccgccCGGCCGGGAccggccgcccccggggccgcctCTCCCGCAGCAGCCCGGGGAACCCGGGGGGGGCGGCAGCCTGGCggaggggcaggggctgcccggcgGCGGTGCCCACCCGGAGGGTGGAGCCGTGGAGGTGGAAGGAACCCCCCAGGCTGAAGGCCCTGGCGGTGAAGTCCCCAGAGCTGAAGCCCCCGAGGCTGAAGCCATCGAGGCAGAGGAAGCCCCCGAGATCGAAGCCCCCGGGACCGAAGCCCCCgagggggaggcagccccagtTTGGGGGGACTCCGGGGACGAGTAG
- the ATRAID gene encoding LOW QUALITY PROTEIN: all-trans retinoic acid-induced differentiation factor (The sequence of the model RefSeq protein was modified relative to this genomic sequence to represent the inferred CDS: inserted 1 base in 1 codon; deleted 1 base in 1 codon) — MGGFALLLLLLLPPRAAGGAAVCGLCPGPLRNGSIVAQFCASRAGTEGEGRCCWERGARPERLLGLDLSNCSLRSLPPGLAEATAAIVLDLTENPLTDXPSGSFLGFTLLQATVSTGVGDGAVPVPSSAPRLRCPVHSDGAELRSLVWCRCVMPSSGPWCGAGARCQC, encoded by the exons atGGGCGGCTtcgcgctgctgctgctgctgctgctgccgccccgggccgccggcggggcggcg GTGTGTGGGCTCTGCCCGGGGCCACTGCGGAACGGCTCCATCGTGGCCCAGTTCTGCGCATCCCGGGCA GGTACCGAGGGCGAGGGGCGCTGCTGCTGGGAACGGGGCGCCCGCCCCGAGCGTCTGCTGGG GCTGGACCTGAGCAACTGCTCCCTGCGCAGCCTCCCACCGGGGCTGGCTGAGGCCACCGCCGCCATCGTCCT GGACCTGACGGAGAACCCCCTGACAG CCCCCAGCGGCTCCTTCCTGGGCTTCACCCTCCTGCAAGCAACTGTGAGTACCGGGGTGGGGGACGGCGCGGTGCCGGTGCCGAGCTCTGCTCCCCGGTTGCGGTGCCCGGTGCACAGTGACGGTGCTGAGCTCCGATCCCTGGTGTGGTGCCGGTGTGTGATGCCGAGCTCCGGTCCCTGGTGCGGTGCCGGTGCGCGGTGCCAGtgctga
- the PREB gene encoding prolactin regulatory element-binding protein isoform X2, with translation MAPRRPAELYRAPFPLYTVRFHPRRALAITAGGGGAAKTGIRNGVHFLQLEQIGGQLSASLLHSHDTETRATMTMALADDIIAAGQDADCHILRFSLQAPEARRGSDGRNGSGEKGPRRRKGPSPMGQGDTQSQSSEVTVESLHSVRTDFSPDALQKAVRFNADCSLLVTGGADGFLRLWEFPSMKKTLEFKAHDGEIEDIALGPDNKVVTAGRDFQCCVWQQDQLVTGLRWNENLPGIPDKAYRYQACRFGAVEDNAGALRLYTVQVPHKRERRPPPCYLTKWDGKSFLPLLTRPCGTEVVSCLSISDSGTFLGLGTVTGSVAIHIAFSLQRLYYVKEAHGIVVTDVAFVPESRRGRELLAGNEAALLSVAVDSRCKLHLLPSRRSLPVWLLLLLCAGLIVAAILLLQLAFPGFL, from the exons ATGGCGCCGCGGCGGCCGGCCGAGCTGTACCGGGCGCCGTTCCCTCTTTACACTGTCCGCTTCCACCCGCGGCGGGCCCTTGCCATcaccgccggcggcggcggcgccgccaaGACCGGCATCCGCAATGGCGTG CACTTCCTGCAGCTGGAGCAGATCGGGGGGCAGCTCAGCGCCTCGCTGCTGCACTCCCACGACACCGAGACCCGCGCCACCATGACCATGGCGTTGGCCGACGACATCATTGCCGCGGGGCAGGACGCCGACTGCCACATCCTGCGCTTCAGCCTGCAGGCGCCCGAGGCCCGGCGCGGCTCCGACGGCCGCAACG GCAGTGGGGAGAAGGGGCCGCGGAGGAGGAAGGGCCCCAGCCCGATGGGGCAGGGCGACACGCAGAGCCAGAGCAGCGAGGTGACGGTGGAGAGCCTGCACAGCGTCCGCACCGACTTCAGCCCCGATGCCCTGCAGAAGGCCGTCCGCTTCAACGCCGACTGCTCCCTGCTCGTCACCGGTGGTGCCGACGGCTTCCTCCGCCTCTGGGAG TTCCCCAGCATGAAGAAGACGCTGGAGTTCAAAGCCCATGACGGGGAGATCGAAGACATCGCGCTGGGCCCGGACAACAAG GTGGTGACAGCGGGACGGGACTTCCAGTGCTGCGTGTGGCAGCAGGACCAGCTGGTGACGGGGCTGCGCTGGAACGAGAACCTGCCCGGCATCCCCGACAAGGCGTACCGCTACCAGGCCTGCCG GTTTGGGGCGGTGGAGGACAACGCCGGGGCCCTGCGGCTCTACACGGTGCAGGTGCCCCACAAGCGGGAGCGTCGCCCCCCACCCTGCTACCTGACCAAGTGGGACGGGAAGAGCTTCCTTCCGCTGCTGACCCGGCCCTGCGGCACCGAGGTCGTCTCCTGCCTCTCCATCAG CGACTCGGGCACCTTCCTGGGGCTGGGCACGGTGACGGGCTCCGTCGCCATCCACATCGCCTTCTCGCTGCAG AGGCTGTACTACGTGAAGGAGGCGCACGGCATCGTGGTGACGGACGTGGCCTTCGTCCCCGAGAGCCGGCGCGGGCGCGAGCTGCTGGCGGGGAATGAGGCCGCCCTGCTCAGCGTGGCCGTCGACAGCCGCTGCAAGCTGCACCTGCTGCCCAGCCGac GCTCCCTTCCcgtctggctgctgctgctgctctgcgctGGGCTCATCGTGGCCgccatcctgctgctgcagctcgcCTTCCCTGGCTTCCTctag